From one Eucalyptus grandis isolate ANBG69807.140 chromosome 9, ASM1654582v1, whole genome shotgun sequence genomic stretch:
- the LOC104418082 gene encoding putative proline-rich receptor-like protein kinase PERK11, translating to MQLTEEGGPAAAAGESPEVVVVGVRMDAASRELLTWALVKAAQPGDRVVALHVIEDTSSIGTASFLSLVKAFDSVLAVYEGFCHLKQVDLKLKVCRGPSVRKVLVQEAKSYPSAKVVVGTSKSNHTIRSPASVAKYCARNLPKSFWVFAVDNGKFIFKRDAVTDAQCRQDNNQRKCYGPASHWSLSRKISDKDDQGSHCCLQECNFCCEKKASEQNSANSAVEAIGDSDTEVDNSMALVPFQPNEAVSRSNSSHGLKSGWMFVRRILLGGQRIEESGGKKMPVQQVLRRSTTHSSAIVHPDQKQSCSAQNHTCNLDGENGAIVPDGEAAASPPSPCSSSKEFPEELEGLHEKYSSTCRLFNYEELLVATSNFIPENMVGKGGCSKVYRGCLPDGKELAVKMLKPSDGVVKDFVSEIDIITDLHHNNIVSLFGFCFESNKFVLVYDFVHRGSLEENLHGNKKDLHAFGWRERYKVAVGVAEALDYMHNGCGQPIIHKDVKSSNILLSDDFEPQLSDFGMAIRVQDLSTQVISNDVAGTFGYLAPEYFMHGKVSDLIDVYAFGVVILELISGRRPIDGECPKGLESLVMWAKPILKAGKVSQLLDPSLDRDYDPEQIGRMVLAATLCIRRSSRFRPRISLILKLLQGDEEVREWARQQINSSEELDEMEGEDSPVSIQSHLNLAFQDLEDDSLSVSSTDQSMSSEDYLQSRWSRSSSFD from the exons ATGCAGTTGACGGAGGAGGgcggccccgccgccgccgctgggGAGTCGCCGGAGGTGGTGGTCGTCGGAGTGAGGATGGACGCGGCGAGCCGGGAACTGCTGACCTGGGCTCTGGTCAAGGCGGCTCAGCCCGGCGATCGCGTCGTCGCTCTGCACGTCATCGAGGATACATCCTCCATTG GGACGGCGTCGTTTCTCTCTCTGGTGAAGGCGTTCGATTCCGTGCTGGCGGTGTATGAAGGTTTCTGCCACTTGAAGCAG GTGGATTTGAAGCTTAAGGTATGTAGAGGACCGTCGGTGAGGAAAGTTTTAGTACAGGAAGCGAAATCGTACCCTTCGGCTAAGGTGGTCGTCGGAACCTCCAAGAGTAATCATACTATCCGGTCACCGGCGTCGGTTGCTAAGTACTGCGCGAGGAATTTGCCCAAGAGTTTCTGGGTTTTCGCTGTGGACAATGGCAAATTCATATTCAAGAGAGATGCAGTAACAGATGCACAATGCAGACAAG ATAATAACCAGCGCAAGTGTTATGGTCCTGCGAGTCATTGGTCGCTGAGCAGGAAAATATCCGATAAAGACGATCAAGGAAGTCACTGTTGTTTGCAGGAGTGTAATTTTTGTTGTGAGAAGAAAGCCTCTGAACAAAACTCTGCAAATTCGGCTGTAGAAGCTATTGGAGATAGCGACACGGAAGTTGACAATTCGATGGCGCTGGTGCCGTTTCAACCAAATGAAGCAGTTTCAAGGTCTAATTCTTCACATGGCCTCAAAAGTGGATGGATGTTCGTTCGGCGCATACTCTTAGGAGGGCAGCGTATAGAGGAATCTGGTGGCAAAAAGATGCCTGTTCAACAGGTATTGAGACGATCAACCACACATTCTTCTGCTATAGTCCATCCAGATCAAAAGCAGAGCTGTTCTGCTCAAAATCATACTTGCAATTTGGATGGAGAGAATGGAGCAATTGTACCAGATGGGGAGGCAGCTGCCAGTCCTCCTTCCCCTTGCAGTAGCTCTAAAGAGTTTCCTGAAGAACTTGAGGGCCTTCATGAGAAATATTCGTCTACTTGTAGATTGTTTAACTATGAGGAGCTTCTGGTGGCAACCTCTAACTTCATTCCAG AGAATATGGTTGGCAAAGGCGGTTGTAGTAAAGTCTATAGAGGATGTCTTCCTGATGGCAAGGAGCTGGCAGTGAAAATGTTGAAGCCATCTGATGGTGTAGTGAAAGATTTTGTCTCAGAGATTGATATCATTACTGATTTGCATCACAACAACATAGTATCCTTATTTGGATTTTGCTTTGAGAGCAACAAATTTGTTCTGGTCTATGATTTTGTACACAGAGGAAGCTTAGAAGAGAACCTCCATG GCAATAAGAAGGATCTGCATGCATTTGGTTGGCGAGAGAGGTACAAGGTGGCTGTTGGTGTGGCTGAGGCTCTGGACTATATGCATAATGGCTGTGGTCAACCAATAATCCACAAAGATGTGAAATCATCAAACATTCTTCTTTCTGATGATTTTGAGCCTCAG TTGTCAGATTTTGGAATGGCCATTAGGGTTCAAGATCTTTCTACCCAAGTAATCAGCAACGATGTTGCAGGAACTTTTGG TTATTTGGCTCCAGAGTACTTCATGCACGGCAAAGTGAGTGACCTCATAGATGTTTATGCATTTGGTGTCGTAATCCTTGAGTTGATCTCTGGTAGAAGGCCAATTGATGGTGAATGTCCAAAAGGTCTGGAAAGCCTGGTTATGTGG GCAAAGCCTATTTTGAAGGCTGGGAAGGTATCACAGTTGCTTGATCCAAGCTTGGACCGTGATTATGACCCTGAACAGATTGGCAGAATGGTTTTGGCGGCAACCCTTTGTATCAGACGTTCATCCAGATTTCGACCTCGAATAAGCCTT ATCCTGAAGCTCCTACAAGGTGACGAGGAAGTACGTGAGTGGGCAAGGCAACAAATTAATTCCTCAGAAGAACTTGATGAAATGGAAGGGGAAGACTCTCCTGTTAGCATCCAATCACATTTGAATCTTGCATTTCAAGATTTGGAGGATGATTCTCTCTCTGTTAGCAGCACGGATCAAAGCATGTCATCGGAGGATTACTTGCAAAGCAGATGGAGTCGCTCATCTAGCTTTGACTGA